The sequence ACCCCTTGAGGGCCACGTCGTCGAGCACCGCTCGCAGGCGCGGTTCGGCGACGGACTCCCCGCGGAGGCGCGGACCGATAGTGACGTTCTCCCGGACGGTCCCATCGCGGAGTGACGGGTCCTGTGGCACCAGTCCCACGCGTTTGCGGAGCGTCTCCGGCGGAATCGTCCGATAGTCCGTGCCGTCGAGGTAGACGGTGCCGCCGGTCGGTTCGTCGAGTCGGTTGAGCAAGCGCAGGAACGACGACTTCCCGGCGCCCGATGGACCGACGATGGCCACCGTCTCGCCGCTTCCGACGGCGAGCGAGACGCCGTCGACGATCCGTTCCCCATCGATCGCGTAACACAGTTCTTCGGCGCGTAACGTCGTCATAGGGGCATCGACCGCTCGTCCGGCCGTTCGCCCCCTCCGGTCATGAACGTTCGGCCGTCGTCACCGAAAGACCGAAGGCCCGACACTGTGAACAGTTGCCACATGTCACTCGACAGCGATGTCGATACGGAGGACGCGCCGATCGACGACGCGGTCGTCGTGCGGGTGGCCGAACGGGCCGAGATGGATCCGGCGACCATCGCGACGGCTCTCGTCACGGTCAACGCGGAGTTACTGGGGCGCCACGCCGAGTTCGAGCGGTCGGCCGACTACGTCACCGTCGACAACACGCGCGCCTACCGGATCTCGTACGACCGGTGGGACGATGTCCTCGCAGCGTTCGAGTTCGACAGCGAGACGGGGACAGCAGTCCGGACCGCCCACACCGAACAGGCCCGCCTGCTCTTTGCCACCGCGGTCGGCGTCGACGATCAGTTCGGTGCCGACGAAGCGGGCGCCGTCGTCGGGATCGACACCGCCGAGCAGTTCTGATCGCGCTTTTCCGAGAACCAAACGATAACAACCCCGACGCGCGAGGTGCCTCCGTGCTCGGAATCGACGCCGACCGCGGGCTGGGCCTCGTCCCCTGGCGGTCGAGCACGCTCTATGTCGTGCTCGCGTGCTCGCTGATGGGGGTCATGGGCGTCTCGCTCGTCAGTCCCGTCCTCCCCGACCTCCGCCCCGTGTTCGGCATCAGCGACGCGCAGGTCGGCCTCGTCATCACCGCCTACACGCTCCCCGGCGTCTTCGTCACCCCGTTCGTGGGTCTGGTCGCCGATCGGATCGGGCGCCGACGGGTGATCGTTCCGCTGCTCTTCGTGTTCGCCGCCGCCGGTGCGGGTGTCGCCTTCGCCCGCACCTTCTCCGAGGTGCTGGCGCTTCGCTTCCTGCAGGGCGTGGGCGCGAGCGCGCTCATCACGCTCGCGGTGACGCTCATCGGCGATGTCTACGAGGGCCGGCGCCGTGACGCGGTGATGGGGGTCAACGGGAGCACTGTCGGCACCGGCGCGGCGTTCTACCCCCTGCTCGGCGGAGCGCTCGCCGGGATCCGCTGGAACGCGCCCTTCCTCTTTTTCGGCGTCGGTGCGCTGGTCGGCCTGTTTGCCCTGCTCGCGCTGGCCGAACCCGAAGCCGAGCGCTCGACCGACGTGCGCGCGTACCTCTCCCGTCTCTGGAAAGTCGCCCTGCTCCCCGAGGCGCTGGCCATCTTTCTGGCGCTGTTCGTGGCTTTCTTTCTCTTCTACGGCGCCATCCTCACGGCGCTCCCACTGCTCCTGAGCGACGTGTTCGGTCTCGGCGCCGGCCGCATCGGCGCCACGCTGTCGATGGTCGCCGTCGCGAGCGCCGCCGTCTCCTCGCAGTACGGCCGCCTCTCGTCGCTCCGGTCGGCGGCGGAACTCGTCGCGCTCGGCTTCGTCGCCTACGGCGTGGGACTGTTGGCGGTGCGCCTCGCGCCGTCGCCGGCGACGGTGGCCGTCGCGTTGCTCGTGTTCGGCGTCGGCTTCGGCGTCGTGATGCCCTCTATCGACTCCGCCGTCGTGACGCTCGTCGCCGACGACCTGCGCGCCGGCGCGATGGGGATGCGAACGAGTATGCTCCGCCTCGGACAGACGCTCGGTCCCGTGGGCTTCACCGTCACCGCCGACGCCGCCTTCGCGTCGACTGTCGTCGGCTACCGGAGTCTGCTCGTCGTCTCCGGAGCTGTCGCCGTCGTCGCCGGCGTCGGGAGCTACCTGTGGCTGCGGCGCTAGTCCTCGTTTTCCCGCGTCTGTTCGACCGTCACCACGGGCACGTCCGCGTTGGCCAAGATGAGCTTCGAGACGCTGCCGAGCAGGATCTTCCCCAGGCCCGTCCGCTTGCGCGAGCCGATGACGATGTAGTCCGGTTCGATCTCTTCGGCCACTTGCAGGATGTGGTTCGCGGTCCGTCCCGTGGGCAGGTCGCGCCGCGACTGCTCGGGCATGATCCGCAGGTCCACGCCCTCCAGGTCGCCGATGACCGACGTGACGATCTCCTCGATCTCCTCGCGGGCAGCCTCCTCGTCGCCGTCTTCGGGCACGACGTGGAGTATGACGAGCTGCATGTCCATGCTGGTCGAAAGGTCGTATGCGGTTTCGACGACCCCTTTACAACCGGGGTCTCTGTCGATGGCGGTCAGTATCACCATGCTATCATTAATTCCTCACAATAATTAAAGCGCTTTCGACCGCGTCATTCATTACTACCGTCATCTCGCCGCATTGCCGCCGCTGTGCCGGTGTTCCGGATCGGATCGGACTGCAGTCCCCCGGTTTTTGCGGCTCGCTGTCGGTCGCGTTACGTGTTATATGTCCTTAAGGAATATGGTCTTCATGATAAATAATGCAAAAAGTGCACCTTTCGGCGTTTATACCACCGTCACTATCTTTCACCTGGTTGAACATGCGGCAGAGACCAGCACGACTCATTACCGCGTCGACTCATCTCGACGGGACCGCACGTATCGATCATCGGCACTCCGGAACACGCCGTTCCGGCTTCCCCGGTAGCGGGGCGCGCTCCGGAGGTGTGTCGTCGTGAGCACCGGCGAAATCGAGGCCGGCGAGGCCCGTATCTCGGAGCCGCCGTCGACGCTGAAGGAGTTCCTCAGCTACATGGGACCCGCCTGGGTCTTCACCGCCTCGCAGATCGGCGGCGGTGAAGTCCTGAGCGTCCCGCTCGGTGGTGCGTACCTCGGTATGGAGGGTATCTGGCTCATCCCACTCATCACGTTCACGAAGATCTTCGGCCAGTACTACCTCGTTCGGTACGGCGTCATGACCGGCGACACGTTCCTCGACGCCCTCTACGAGAAGGGCTGGTGGCTGAAGTGGATCTTCTACTACGTGTTCCTGGGCGGAATCATCTACGCCATCGGTCTCTCCGGCCATCTCGGTGAGACCGCGGGCGCGTTCAATCACCTGGTCCCGGCCATCCCGACGAACGTCTGGATGATCGGAACGGTGCTCGCCGGCCTGGGTATCGTCGGCCTGCGCTCGTACGGCCTCATCGAGAAGATCGCCACGTCGCTGCTGTGGATCTTCTTGGTGCTCATCGCCTTCGTCTCGCTCAGCACGGTCGATGTCTGGGGTCCCAACCTCGCGAGTGGCCTCGTCCCTTCGATACCCGGCCGCGTCGAAGGTCTCGGCGTCGGGGGCATGGCGTTCATCCTCACGATGTTCGGCTGGATCGGCGCGGGCTTCGGTCCGACCGTCTCCTACGTCTGGTTCGCCAAGGACAAGGTGATGGGGATGTTCGAACCCCTCGATAAGGGCTACGACATCGACAAGTACGACCTCTCCGACGAGGAGATTCACCGCCTCAAGGGCTGGGGCGACATCGTCCTCTGGCAAAACCTGCTCTCGTCGGCCATCCTGGCGACCTTCTCCTTCTTCATGTGGACGGCCGCGGCCGCGACGCTCCACGTCGAAGGCATCCAGCCCAGCGGCTTCACCGTCATCCCGGAGATGGCCAACATCTTCACGACCCAGTTCGGCGAGTGGTCCGCCACGCTGTTCCTGCTGACCACCGTTGCCGCGCTGTTCTCGACGCTCATCGGCCCGCTCTACGGCATGTCGCGGCTCTGGGAGGACGCCTTCGCGCTCCACGGCGTGTTCGACAACTACAACATCACCCGTGACACCACCTTCCGGCTGACGATCGTCCTCTTCTCGGCGATCCCGCTCGCGCTCAACCTCTTCATCGAGGCGCCGCTGATCCTCTTTGCCCTCTCCGGTGCCCTCTTCGCGCCGGTCATCGGGCTCATGTACCTCGCCGTGATGTACATGTCCTTCGAGATCGACATCGACTCGCTCTCGCCGGTGCGAACCTGGGCGGTCGCGCTCGCCATCTTCGCCGGCGTCGTCATGATCGTCTCCGGGGTCTGGGAAGCCCGCAGTTCGCTCCAGACCATCCAGACGCTGCTCGGCCTGTAGTCGGCGACTCGCGACCCTGCGGTGCGGCCTCGGTTCCGCTTTCTCGCCCGAGACACCGGAGACGGATCTGTGTCCCTCGGTGACTGGCACTCGTCACTCGTCGGAGGTCGACGCGCCCGGAGAGAGTCGTAGCCGTAGCCGTACCTCGGACGGCCGACCTGCCGCCGGCATCGGCGCTTTTCCGACCACACGCCGTGACGCCCCATCCGAGACTGCTATAGTAGCGTTAGGAACTGTTTGCCCATGCTCGCCAGACGGCACGCGATCAGGTGTGCGATGACTTTCAAAGGCTACTATACCACCTTCTCTCGGTGTCCACCCCACACTCCTCGGCACCGCGCCCGCCCTCGACACGCTTCGATTGGCACGCGTGGTCTCACACGATAGCCGCCGCCCGGTCGACCGGACACCGCCGTGTGCCGCCGCTGGTCGCCGCTGAAAACAACGAAGAAAGCGTTGCGCCGTCAGTCGATCTGCGGTTCGGCGTCGTCGAGGTTCTCGCGCGCCGAGTCGAGCAGGAGTTTCCGCTCGGCGCGGGCGACGACGCGGCGCACCTCGGCCACGGCGTCGATGTTCGACGACAGCGAACTGATACCCTTCTCGACGAGGAACTTCGCCATGTCCGGGTGCGATCCGGACTGACCGGTGATGGTGGTGTCCACGTCGTGTTCGTTACACGCCTCGATGACCTCCGCCATCGCCTCCAGGATCGTGGGGTGGAAGTCGTCGAAGCGGTCCGCGACCATCGCGTTGTTGCGGTCGACGGCGAGCATGAACTGGACGATGTCGTTGGTGCCCAGCGCGACGAAGTCGATACCCTCGTCGATGATCTCGTCGATGGATCGGATGCTGGCGGGCGTCTCGATCATGGCGCCCCACTCGCGCTTCTCGGGGTCGATGCCGACCTCTTCCATCAGTTCCCGTGCCCGGCGCACGTCCGACGCGTCGTTGGGGAGCGGGAACATGACTTCGACGTTGTCGTAGCCCATGTCGTGCAGGCGCTTGAACGCGCGCAGTTCGAGCTTGACCATCTCGGGCTCCTTCAGACTGCGGCGGATGCCGCGGTAGCCGAGCATCGGGTTGTGCTCGTGGGGTTCGTTCTCCCCCCCCGTGAGCTCCGCGAGTTCGTCCGTCGGCGCGTCGAGGGTGCGGGCCCGGACCGGTCGCGGGTAGAACGCGTCCGCGACCTTCCGGATCTCCTCGGAAATCTCCTCGACGAACGCCTCCTCGCCGTGATCGGCGACGTAGCGCTCGGGCGTCTTGCCCGTCGAGAGCAGGATGTGTTCGAGACGGAGCAGGCCGACGCCGTCCGCGCCGGTGTCGGCCGCCCGTTCTGCGGCGTCCGGAATCGAGACGTTGACCTTCACTTCCGTCGCCGTCGTGGGGGCGCCGCCGGTCACTTCCACGTCGCCCTCGGGGTCGGCGTCCGCCACGTCGGTCGTGTCGGACTCCGACTCCGGTTCCGGGGCGACGACGGTGCCTTTCTGGCCGTCCAGCGTGATGCGCTGGCCGTCGGAGAGTACGTCCGTCGCGTCGCCCGCGCCGACGATGGCCGGCACGCCGAGTTCGCGCGAGACGATGGCCGCGTGGGAGGTCATCCCGCCCTCGTCGGTGAGGATGCCGGCCGACCGCTTCATCGCCGGGACCATGTCCGGGGCCGTCATCTCGGTGACGATGACGTCGCCCTCCTCGATGCGGTCCGCTTCGTCGATGTCCTCGATGATCTTCACCGGACCGGTCGCGACGCCGGGACTCGACCCGTAGCCGTTGACCAGTTCCTCGCCCGCCTCGGGCGTCTCTTCGTCTTCCTCCGCCTCCGCCATGTTCTCGTTGACCGTCATTTAAATGTCGCCGATCCCCATCACGTCGTTCGTCAGTTCGATGCTCTCCTCCGCGTCGGCCGACTCCGTCATCGCTCGGATGGCGTCGACGTTCTCCGGCACCACGTCGCTCTCGCGGTGGATGGACTGGAACAGGTGGAGCTGGTTGCTCTCGACCGTGATGGAGTCCTCGAAGATCTGGTTCTCGTAGAGGTTCATCCGGTCGCGCCCGCGGTCGAGCGCGAACTCCTGGAGATCCCACCCCGACGACATGTCGAGGTCGCCGTCGATGACGTG comes from Haloplanus sp. XH21 and encodes:
- a CDS encoding universal stress protein codes for the protein MVILTAIDRDPGCKGVVETAYDLSTSMDMQLVILHVVPEDGDEEAAREEIEEIVTSVIGDLEGVDLRIMPEQSRRDLPTGRTANHILQVAEEIEPDYIVIGSRKRTGLGKILLGSVSKLILANADVPVVTVEQTRENED
- a CDS encoding ABC transporter ATP-binding protein, whose translation is MTTLRAEELCYAIDGERIVDGVSLAVGSGETVAIVGPSGAGKSSFLRLLNRLDEPTGGTVYLDGTDYRTIPPETLRKRVGLVPQDPSLRDGTVRENVTIGPRLRGESVAEPRLRAVLDDVALKGYADREASDLSGGEAQRVAIARTVVNDPDVLLLDEPTASLDSEAEATIETLLTDLLATGERTAILVTHDERQATRLADRVGRFHDGRLVEVGPPQEVIR
- a CDS encoding MFS transporter; its protein translation is MLGIDADRGLGLVPWRSSTLYVVLACSLMGVMGVSLVSPVLPDLRPVFGISDAQVGLVITAYTLPGVFVTPFVGLVADRIGRRRVIVPLLFVFAAAGAGVAFARTFSEVLALRFLQGVGASALITLAVTLIGDVYEGRRRDAVMGVNGSTVGTGAAFYPLLGGALAGIRWNAPFLFFGVGALVGLFALLALAEPEAERSTDVRAYLSRLWKVALLPEALAIFLALFVAFFLFYGAILTALPLLLSDVFGLGAGRIGATLSMVAVASAAVSSQYGRLSSLRSAAELVALGFVAYGVGLLAVRLAPSPATVAVALLVFGVGFGVVMPSIDSAVVTLVADDLRAGAMGMRTSMLRLGQTLGPVGFTVTADAAFASTVVGYRSLLVVSGAVAVVAGVGSYLWLRR
- a CDS encoding Nramp family divalent metal transporter codes for the protein MSTGEIEAGEARISEPPSTLKEFLSYMGPAWVFTASQIGGGEVLSVPLGGAYLGMEGIWLIPLITFTKIFGQYYLVRYGVMTGDTFLDALYEKGWWLKWIFYYVFLGGIIYAIGLSGHLGETAGAFNHLVPAIPTNVWMIGTVLAGLGIVGLRSYGLIEKIATSLLWIFLVLIAFVSLSTVDVWGPNLASGLVPSIPGRVEGLGVGGMAFILTMFGWIGAGFGPTVSYVWFAKDKVMGMFEPLDKGYDIDKYDLSDEEIHRLKGWGDIVLWQNLLSSAILATFSFFMWTAAAATLHVEGIQPSGFTVIPEMANIFTTQFGEWSATLFLLTTVAALFSTLIGPLYGMSRLWEDAFALHGVFDNYNITRDTTFRLTIVLFSAIPLALNLFIEAPLILFALSGALFAPVIGLMYLAVMYMSFEIDIDSLSPVRTWAVALAIFAGVVMIVSGVWEARSSLQTIQTLLGL